A genomic region of Dictyoglomus sp. NZ13-RE01 contains the following coding sequences:
- a CDS encoding 50S ribosomal protein L9, giving the protein MKKYKVLLLQDISGVGKKGEIVEVSDGYARNYLFPRKLAQEVTEKMLKSIEEQKLSQQLKEERLINKYKKDKEILEKEILVIRTKVGEKGKLFGAITSKDIAEELKKKFKMEIDKKQVLLEDPIKNIGIYDVEVKLHPQVIAKVKVEVIPE; this is encoded by the coding sequence ATGAAGAAATATAAAGTTTTATTATTACAAGATATAAGTGGTGTTGGAAAAAAGGGAGAAATTGTGGAGGTTAGTGATGGATACGCAAGAAATTATCTATTTCCAAGAAAACTTGCTCAAGAAGTTACAGAGAAAATGCTAAAAAGTATAGAGGAGCAAAAACTTTCTCAACAATTGAAAGAAGAAAGATTAATAAATAAATATAAGAAGGATAAGGAAATTTTAGAGAAAGAAATATTAGTTATTAGAACAAAGGTTGGAGAGAAAGGGAAACTTTTTGGTGCTATTACTTCTAAGGATATAGCGGAGGAGTTGAAAAAGAAATTTAAAATGGAGATTGATAAGAAACAGGTTTTATTAGAAGATCCAATAAAAAATATTGGCATATATGATGTTGAAGTTAAACTTCATCCCCAAGTTATAGCTAAGGTGAAAGTGGAGGTTATTCCTGAATAA
- the rpsR gene encoding 30S ribosomal protein S18, with protein MSNKTVKTQEFRRPNIKKKYCVFCSEKIEEIDYKNIERLKRFMTEKGKIYPRRVSGNCARHQRQLSKAIKRARYMGLLPYVVK; from the coding sequence ATGAGTAATAAGACTGTAAAAACCCAGGAATTTAGAAGACCTAATATTAAGAAAAAATATTGCGTATTTTGTAGTGAAAAAATAGAAGAGATTGATTATAAAAATATTGAAAGACTAAAGAGATTTATGACAGAGAAAGGTAAGATTTATCCAAGAAGGGTAAGTGGAAATTGTGCAAGACATCAAAGACAGTTAAGCAAAGCCATTAAAAGAGCAAGATATATGGGACTTCTTCCTTATGTTGTAAAATAG
- a CDS encoding single-stranded DNA-binding protein yields MLNKVLLIGHLTKDPEMRYTPSGIPVTTFRIAVNRPKNSKGEQSADFIDIVTWRKLAEICGDYLKKGRLVAVEGSLRTRSYQTADGQRRRVVEVVATNVHFLGKKEEAPDIAPVSDLSEDSSLDTINEEEILAEILNDSEEEKDE; encoded by the coding sequence ATGTTAAATAAAGTTTTATTAATAGGACATTTAACAAAAGATCCAGAAATGAGATACACTCCAAGTGGTATCCCTGTAACTACATTTAGAATTGCTGTGAATAGACCTAAAAATAGTAAAGGAGAACAGAGTGCAGACTTTATTGATATAGTAACTTGGAGGAAACTTGCTGAGATTTGCGGGGATTATTTAAAAAAAGGAAGATTGGTTGCTGTTGAGGGTAGCTTAAGAACTCGTTCTTACCAGACAGCAGATGGACAAAGAAGAAGAGTTGTTGAAGTGGTGGCTACTAATGTCCATTTTTTGGGAAAAAAAGAGGAAGCTCCTGATATTGCTCCAGTTTCTGATTTAAGTGAAGATTCTTCTTTGGATACTATCAATGAAGAAGAAATTTTGGCTGAAATCTTAAACGATAGCGAGGAGGAAAAAGATGAGTAA
- a CDS encoding 30S ribosomal protein S6 has product MRSYELMCLIRPELTEQELQNLSQELQNEMQGLGGEVENVDVWGKRTLAYPIKKRKEGYYIVYNFKFPQTQLKELERRLKLKEDVLRYLLILRDRGEE; this is encoded by the coding sequence ATGCGTAGCTATGAGTTAATGTGTTTAATCCGTCCAGAGTTGACGGAACAAGAGTTACAGAATTTATCTCAGGAATTACAAAATGAAATGCAAGGATTAGGAGGTGAAGTAGAAAACGTAGATGTATGGGGTAAAAGAACATTAGCTTACCCCATAAAGAAGAGGAAGGAAGGATACTATATAGTTTATAATTTCAAATTTCCTCAAACTCAGTTGAAAGAATTAGAAAGAAGATTAAAATTAAAGGAGGATGTTCTAAGATACTTATTGATCCTCAGGGATAGAGGGGAAGAATAA
- the ilvE gene encoding branched-chain-amino-acid transaminase, with protein MGLVYINGEFIPTEEAKISVFDRGLLYGDGVFEGIRAYNGNIFKLNEHLERLYASAQAIWLKIPLTFEEMRKAVVETVKINNLKDCYIRLIVTRGSFGLGIDPWDLNNPTVIIIADKIRVFPEELYEKGLTAVTVATRRSPTDVLDPRVKSLNYLHNILARIEARIAGAAEGIMLNHQGYVTEATVDNVFIVHKGSIITPTVTLGVLPGITRAVVMELAQKYLNIQVKEGFLTRYDLYNADEVFLTGTAVEIVPVVKIDERIIGDGKPGKLTKELRKIFFEYARKEESGVPVYA; from the coding sequence ATGGGGTTAGTTTATATTAATGGAGAATTTATTCCTACTGAAGAAGCCAAAATCTCTGTATTTGATCGAGGACTTCTTTATGGAGATGGAGTATTTGAAGGAATAAGAGCATACAATGGAAATATTTTTAAACTAAATGAACATCTTGAAAGGCTTTATGCATCTGCCCAGGCTATATGGCTAAAAATACCACTAACTTTTGAAGAAATGAGAAAGGCTGTAGTTGAGACAGTAAAAATAAATAACTTGAAAGACTGTTATATAAGACTAATAGTTACTCGTGGTTCCTTCGGATTAGGAATAGATCCATGGGACTTAAACAATCCTACAGTTATAATAATCGCAGATAAAATAAGAGTATTCCCTGAAGAATTATATGAAAAAGGACTTACAGCAGTCACAGTTGCAACAAGAAGATCTCCTACCGATGTTTTAGATCCTCGCGTAAAATCTTTAAATTATCTTCACAATATTTTAGCAAGAATAGAGGCAAGAATTGCTGGAGCTGCGGAAGGAATTATGTTAAATCACCAGGGATATGTTACAGAAGCCACAGTAGATAATGTATTCATTGTACATAAAGGATCAATAATAACACCCACTGTTACGTTAGGAGTATTACCTGGTATAACAAGGGCTGTGGTAATGGAGCTTGCCCAAAAATATCTAAATATCCAAGTCAAAGAAGGATTTTTAACAAGATATGATCTATACAATGCGGATGAAGTATTCCTTACAGGAACAGCTGTAGAAATAGTACCCGTTGTTAAGATTGATGAGAGAATAATAGGGGATGGTAAACCTGGAAAACTCACGAAAGAGTTAAGGAAAATTTTCTTTGAGTATGCAAGAAAAGAAGAGTCAGGGGTACCAGTATATGCATAA
- the lysA gene encoding diaminopimelate decarboxylase, with the protein MHNYLFPETLKKNGNNWEIGRIPISELAKKYETPLYVLDKKTLLTQARKYMNSWRTYWDNFKVLYAIKALPVMEVIRIFSNEGLGALVSTGGELFIALKSGVDPNRIYFHGNAKSLKEIEYAIDANIYALIVDNLDEIEKIKYITYKKDKKVNILVRIIPNIEANTHSSIRTGQMDTKFGLPIPTALNLIESLKEEKHIVFKGIHSHIGSQIFDLSAYTRLAKTLSDVSKEVLKTGVNIEEISIGGGLGIAYTYDDIPPKIEDLAKEVSEVFKNEMPIKFTLICEPGRSLVGRAGITIYEVESRKVLPINKYVSVNGGMSDNPRPVLYGAKYTAIFLNNGNSQVYNLAGKHCESGDILIRNLEGPWPNVGDLVFTLATGAYNFSMFNWYNAVLRPAVVMVDEGKDYLVVKRDTFEDLLRGQL; encoded by the coding sequence ATGCATAATTATCTATTTCCAGAAACCTTAAAAAAGAATGGCAATAACTGGGAAATAGGTAGAATTCCCATCTCTGAGTTAGCTAAAAAATACGAGACACCTCTCTATGTATTAGATAAAAAGACCCTCCTAACTCAGGCACGAAAATATATGAACTCTTGGAGAACTTACTGGGATAACTTTAAAGTATTATATGCTATAAAGGCTTTACCAGTAATGGAAGTAATAAGAATTTTTAGTAATGAAGGGTTAGGAGCCCTTGTATCAACTGGTGGAGAGTTATTCATTGCATTAAAATCAGGAGTAGATCCTAATAGAATCTATTTTCATGGTAATGCAAAATCTTTAAAAGAGATAGAGTATGCTATTGATGCAAATATTTATGCCTTAATTGTCGATAATTTAGACGAAATAGAAAAAATAAAATACATCACATATAAAAAAGATAAAAAAGTAAATATTTTGGTAAGGATAATTCCTAATATAGAAGCTAACACCCATAGCTCTATTAGAACAGGGCAAATGGATACTAAATTTGGTTTACCAATTCCTACAGCCCTAAATTTAATAGAATCATTAAAAGAGGAAAAACATATTGTTTTTAAAGGAATCCATTCCCATATAGGGTCCCAAATTTTTGATCTTAGTGCTTATACGAGATTAGCTAAAACTTTATCAGATGTATCAAAAGAAGTCCTTAAAACTGGAGTAAATATTGAAGAAATTAGTATTGGTGGAGGTTTAGGCATAGCTTATACTTACGATGATATACCCCCAAAGATTGAAGACTTAGCAAAAGAAGTTTCGGAAGTATTTAAAAATGAAATGCCTATTAAATTTACTTTAATATGTGAACCGGGAAGGTCCTTAGTAGGTAGAGCAGGAATAACTATATACGAGGTTGAAAGTAGAAAGGTTTTACCTATTAATAAATATGTATCTGTAAATGGAGGAATGTCTGATAACCCACGACCAGTATTATATGGAGCAAAGTATACAGCAATCTTTTTAAACAATGGAAATTCTCAGGTATATAATCTTGCTGGAAAACATTGTGAGTCAGGTGATATTTTAATTAGAAACTTAGAGGGACCTTGGCCAAACGTTGGTGATTTAGTCTTCACACTTGCTACTGGAGCTTATAATTTTTCCATGTTTAACTGGTACAATGCAGTTCTAAGACCAGCAGTAGTAATGGTAGACGAGGGAAAGGACTATTTGGTTGTGAAAAGAGATACTTTTGAGGACCTATTAAGAGGGCAATTATGA